CAGAGCAGAGGAAGTGACACACGAAAGAGTACGGGTCAAGCCCCGCAAGAGGAAACGGCCAAGTGAGCCGCCGAGCGGTACAGCGGAAGTAAGCAAGGCGGACAGGGCGCCTGTGGTGAGCAGTATATGCATTGCAATCCCGTTCACGGGGGAACAATGCGATATATGTGGAGCAATGGTAACGTCCACTAGTGGACTGGTTGACCATATAACATCCAAGCATAGCATGATCCGGCTGGCCTTCAAGTGCTCCAAGTGCGGGAAGGAGAACGCAAAAAGGCACTCCATCGCCTGTCATCTACCGAAGTGTAAAGGGGGGCAAGTCGCAGCAGAGGCGAGGCCCAAGGCCTTCTGCTGCGAGGCCTGCCCCGGGAGCTTTGGGACCGCAAGCGGACTGTCCCAGCACATGAGACACAGGCATATAGCTAGGTGCAATGAAGAAAGGATCCAGCAAGAGGGAAAAATGGAGAACAGAAAGAAAGGGCTGAAAAAATGGTCCCCAGACGAGACGAGAGCAATGGAAAAGCTCAACCACATCTATAGGAACACGAGAAGCCCTGAAAGACACATCGCAGAAGGGCTAGGGACGAACACCTCCGTGGAGCAAGTCGAGCGGAAAAGACGGAAACTGGCGCTCGATAAGGCTCCCCCAGGCTACAGGGGCCCCAGCTGGGACTCCATAGTACACGATCTAACGGTAGCGGCCGAGGGGCCCCCTGCGGTGACAGGTGTGGAGAAGGCACTGAGAGAGCACATGTGGGGAGCGGGCGAGGTGGGACCAGTGAGCAACGAGGGAGTAGGGGCGACTCCACAGGGACCACGGGAAGAGCTGACAGAGGGAAGGGAAGCGGCGGCCGCCGAGCTGGTAGCACTGCTGGGGAGGGCCATAGGGAAGCCAGTACGCCCAAAAACAGCTAAAACTCCACCCAAGGCACGGCGGCGATGGATGGAAAGGAGGAGAGCCAAAAGTGAGAAGTTCAAGCAGCACCAGAGGCTGTTTGAAGGGGACAGGGGGAAGCTTGGGAAGCTGATCCTGGACGGCGCAGACAACCGCGAATGCCATATCACGATTGAAGCCCTGACAGAGGCATATACGGCCCAATGGGGAAAGGCCGGAAAATTCGGCGGGTTGGGTCAATTCCGGTCATCGGGCGGGGCAGACAATAGCCACTTCTGCACCCCGATCACAGCCAGCGAGGCGTTGGCCAACCTCAAAGCCATTACGAAAGACTCAGCAGCAGGCCCAGATGGTATCAATAGGAAAGGGCTGCTCGAATGGGACTCGGAAGGAGAGAAGCTGGCGGGCATGTTCGCGGTCTGGCAACTAGCGGGCAGAATACCGAAGATCTTTAAGCAGGGACGTACGACACTGATCCCCAAGTCAatggaggaagaggagctcaAAGAAATCGGTGGGTGGAGACCGATCACAATTGGATCAATGGTCCTAAGACTGTTCTCTAAGATATTAACGGGCAGGCTGGAGAAGGCCTGCCCGATCAACCCCAGACAGAGAGGCTTCATTGCTGCCCCGGGATGCGCGGAAAACGGCGAGGGATACATGTTCGACGGGAAGAAGGTCACCACCCTAGCATTCGCAGACGACCTGGTGCTGATGAGTGACTCATGGGCGGGCATGCAGCACAACATCAATATAGTAGAAACGTTCTGCAAGCTAGCAGATCTGCACGTGCAACCGAAAAAGTGCCACGGATTCATGGTGAGACGAGGCGGTACGGCATTCACCATTAACAACTGCCAGCAATGGGCAATCGGGGGCGAAAAACTACACCTAATCGACCCCGACAAAACTGAAAAATACCTAGGTATGAAGATCAACCCATGGCTAGGAGTTGTAAAGCCGGACCTAGGGGGGCAAGTGGCCGAGTGGGTCAGCAAGATCGACCACGCGGCCCTAAAACCCAGTCAGAAGGTGACCATGCTCAACTCATATGCCATACCCCGGGTGATATACACGGTGAACCACGGGGACATCGGGAAGGTTGAGCTTGCCTCCCTGGACATGCTGATAAAGACAGCAGTGAAGAGTTGGCTGCGCCTGCCACCATCCGCGTGCGACGGCCTGCTATACGCCCGGAACAAAGACAGCGGACTGGGCCTAGTAAAACTAGAGAGCGTGATACCAGCAATGCAGGCGCGGAGGATATTCAGCCTGGCAATATCATCAGACCCACTGACCAGGGCGGTGGCAGCGTATATAATGCCACAAGAGGAATACGAGAAACGATGGGTGCGAGCAGGGGGTGAAAGAGAGCAAACCCCGAAGCTGGGGGGCAGGCAGGAAGCCACACCAGCCGAGGAAGAGAGCCCGAGCATAGCAGAGCCAGAGGGCACTCAAACAATTGCGACACCAACATGGAAAAACCCCGCTAACTGGAGGCTCCGGGAATTCGACGGCTGGGCATCCCTACCAGTACAAGGGGAAGGAATAGGCTCATTCCACCAAGACACGATCAGCAACAGCTGGCTTGCAGACCCATCGACCGCAGGATTCAGAGAGAGACACTACATGGCGGCCCTACAGCTGAGGGCGAACGTTTACCCAACAAAGGAAGCTCTGGCCCGAGGGCGCAACAAAGAAAAAGCATCATGCAGAAGATGCGACCACAAGCTGGAAACGGTATCCCACATTCTAGGCCAGTGCCCAGGAGTAAAAGCAGCAAGACTGAGGAGACACGACCTCATCTGCGAGCTCCTAGCAGAGGAAGCCGAGAAAAGGGGATGGACAGTGACCAAAGAACTAAGAGTGATAACAGCAGAGGGGGGACTGAGAGTCCCCGACCTGCTATTCGTGAGAGGTAGACTGGGCATAGTCGCGGGCGTTACAGTGAGATACGAGAGAAACGAGGATACCCTCGAGAAGGGCAGAGCGGAAAAGGTGGAAAAGTACCTCCCCATTGCCCCGATTATTGCAAAACAGTTTAGTCTCAGCAGGGTATTGGTCTATGGCTTCCCGATGGGAGGCCGCGGGAAGTGGCCCACCTCAAACTTCGAACTGCTGAGGGCACTGGGCCTATCCAAGTCGCGAAGTGCGAGATTCGCGGCTGTGATCAGTAGACGAACCCTGCTGTACTCACTGGACATCCTAAGGGCCTTTGGCCTCGAATGCAAGGTCGGGCAGCCGGCTGAGACCGGTAGGGAGGACAAGGGCGAAGACATGGAGAATTGAAAGGCCCAAGCGACGAGGCAGTGCCAACAAGGACACAGCAAAAATAGCGGGCAAGAAAATAATAACACTATGGGCGACCTCGAGCGGAAGTGAGAGAGAAACAGGTCGAAACGTGAGCTAAGTGACACAGGATGCACTTCCTGACAGCCGGAAAAAAGGTGCCGCCAGCGGGTTGGGTACCGCTGGTGAAATCTTCTCATCTTGATCCGGTACAGCCCCAGAGGAAAGGCAACTCCGAGGAGACTGGTCCTCCCAGGTTTTCTCCATTGGGCCCGACTAATAGGGAGTTTTTGCTCCTGGCCACCGTAGCACCGTCTCTAACGCGGTTAGCTCCAAGGAGTACAGGCCGGATCAAGGGAACCATTGAAGTCCAACTTACCCCGCTTTCCATCACGACACGTAGCGTAACAAAGGGCCCGTTAGTAGGGAGTCCGTTGGTTCTGCCGGGATTGGTACCGTTCAACTATGGCTGGGTTAAAGCTAGATCAGTGAGGAGAAAGGGGAACTTTAATAAGCCACGAGTGTGTTGCATCGTGGTTACTCCGCCGTTGTAAGGCCTCCGGTCGGTAGGAGGCGGCTGATGCGCAGCCTATAAAACGTAGAAAAGTCACAGCTCGTCGGGGTTGGTGTAACTTGGATATCAAAGTGAAGAAATCCTAAGGGGCAGATCTCTCGACCCAGATCCATGCTCCTCACGCTCAGCGTGTAAATATTGGGTCGGGCGGGTTACGGCGAGAGCAACTATGACTCTCTTAAGGTAGCCAAATGCCTCGTCATCTAATTAGTGACGCGCAT
The nucleotide sequence above comes from Salvelinus fontinalis isolate EN_2023a unplaced genomic scaffold, ASM2944872v1 scaffold_2303, whole genome shotgun sequence. Encoded proteins:
- the LOC129850771 gene encoding uncharacterized protein LOC129850771 produces the protein MRFSSQADQTGSPKLAPTVGVSGHRQVERTGSTTAFRLGSPGSNSYETSDQIKLPKGGRENGPPTAAVVAPVAQGRAEEVTHERVRVKPRKRKRPSEPPSGTAEVSKADRAPVVSSICIAIPFTGEQCDICGAMVTSTSGLVDHITSKHSMIRLAFKCSKCGKENAKRHSIACHLPKCKGGQVAAEARPKAFCCEACPGSFGTASGLSQHMRHRHIARCNEERIQQEGKMENRKKGLKKWSPDETRAMEKLNHIYRNTRSPERHIAEGLGTNTSVEQVERKRRKLALDKAPPGYRGPSWDSIVHDLTVAAEGPPAVTGVEKALREHMWGAGEVGPVSNEGVGATPQGPREELTEGREAAAAELVALLGRAIGKPVRPKTAKTPPKARRRWMERRRAKSEKFKQHQRLFEGDRGKLGKLILDGADNRECHITIEALTEAYTAQWGKAGKFGGLGQFRSSGGADNSHFCTPITASEALANLKAITKDSAAGPDGINRKGLLEWDSEGEKLAGMFAVWQLAGRIPKIFKQGRTTLIPKSMEEEELKEIGGWRPITIGSMVLRLFSKILTGRLEKACPINPRQRGFIAAPGCAENGEGYMFDGKKVTTLAFADDLVLMSDSWAGMQHNINIVETFCKLADLHVQPKKCHGFMVRRGGTAFTINNCQQWAIGGEKLHLIDPDKTEKYLGMKINPWLGVVKPDLGGQVAEWVSKIDHAALKPSQKVTMLNSYAIPRVIYTVNHGDIGKVELASLDMLIKTAVKSWLRLPPSACDGLLYARNKDSGLGLVKLESVIPAMQARRIFSLAISSDPLTRAVAAYIMPQEEYEKRWVRAGGEREQTPKLGGRQEATPAEEESPSIAEPEGTQTIATPTWKNPANWRLREFDGWASLPVQGEGIGSFHQDTISNSWLADPSTAGFRERHYMAALQLRANVYPTKEALARGRNKEKASCRRCDHKLETVSHILGQCPGVKAARLRRHDLICELLAEEAEKRGWTVTKELRVITAEGGLRVPDLLFVRGRLGIVAGVTVRYERNEDTLEKGRAEKVEKYLPIAPIIAKQFSLSRVLVYGFPMGGRGKWPTSNFELLRALGLSKSRSARFAAVISRRTLLYSLDILRAFGLECKVGQPAETGREDKGEDMEN